Below is a window of Desulfovibrionales bacterium DNA.
TATGTCTATCTTGGCATCTACTGATATGGTATTTTTATCCACTTCCTCAAATATCTTCTCAGATATGTCGTATTCATCCTGGATTTCACCCACGATCTCTTCCAGAATATCTTCTATAGTAAGGAGACCGGCGGTGGCGCCATATTCGTCTATAACAATAGCCATGTGGGATTTTTTGGCCTTAAATTCCTTTAATAACTCTTCAACCCGCCTGGTTTCCGGGATGAAGTAGGCCGGACGCAATATATCTTTCAGGTCGTTTTTTCCCCCGGTTTTTCCCCAGAATTTCAAGATGTCCTTGGCATGGACGATTCCCATAATATGGTCAAAATCTCCTTCATAAACAGGGATACGCGTGTGTCCCTCTTCGATTATTGTCCGGACGAGGGCATCCAGGGGGGTGTTAATCGGCAGACAGAGCATATCGGTACGCGGGATCATTATGTCGAGGGCTGTCGTGTTTTTGAGCTTTAGAATCCGCCCGATCATCTTTCTTTCTTCTTCGCTGAACAGGCCCTGCTT
It encodes the following:
- a CDS encoding hemolysin family protein; the encoded protein is MDQEDKGFLDKLLTLFKKGEEPGDIEDILKDIRHLVDAGKKQGLFSEEERKMIGRILKLKNTTALDIMIPRTDMLCLPINTPLDALVRTIIEEGHTRIPVYEGDFDHIMGIVHAKDILKFWGKTGGKNDLKDILRPAYFIPETRRVEELLKEFKAKKSHMAIVIDEYGATAGLLTIEDILEEIVGEIQDEYDISEKIFEEVDKNTISVDAKIDIEKIEQRFDVEIPEGKYQSVGGFIINLVGRVPAAGEEISFGPLRMEIESANERKIDKVKITRTLLSKQEEMADSP